Proteins from a single region of Ziziphus jujuba cultivar Dongzao chromosome 1, ASM3175591v1:
- the LOC107426679 gene encoding uncharacterized protein LOC107426679, with amino-acid sequence MLEQLLIFTRGGLILWTCKELGNALKGSPIDTLIRSCLLEERSGAASYNYDAPGAAYTLKWTFHNELGLVFVAVYQRILHLLYVDELLSMVKHEFSEIYDPKRTVYVDFDETFRQLRKEAEARAEELKKSRQVGKPVTNSKKQGQVQKTGVDGGNRKKSDGGLANDDGDGDSKKGHRLENGLSNGNHVDKEEPKANGTFNGKENTSSNVGAFDVNKLQKLRTKAGKKTDNIVSKGSKPEPKKKITKKNRIWDDSPPETKLDFTDPMGENGDNSIEVVAADQGESMMDKEENFSSESESDYEEEVEKAGKPDNKKKGWFSSMFQSIAGKSNLEKSDLEPALKALKDRLMTKNVAEEIAEKLCESVAVSLEGKKLASFTRISSTVQAAMEEALVRILTPRRSIDILRDVHAAKEQRKPYVVVFVGVNGVGKSTNLAKVAYWLLQHDVKVMMAACDTFRSGAVEQLRTHARRLQIPIFEKGYEKDPAIVAKEAIQEATRNGSDVVLVDTAGRMQDNEPLMRALSKLIYLNNPDLVLFVGEALVGNDAVDQLSKFNQKLADLSTSPNPRLIDGILLTKFDTIDDKVGAALSMVYISGAPVMFVGCGQSYTDLKKLNVKSIVKTLLK; translated from the exons ATGTTAGAACAATTACTGATATTTACAAGAGGAGGATTAATTCTTTGGACATGTAAGGAACTTGGAAATGCTCTTAAAGGGTCACCAATTGATACCTTGATCCGATCCTGTCTTTTAGAGGAACGATCTGGTGCAGCATCATACAATTATGATGCACCAGGTGCTGCATACACTCTCAAATGGACCTTCCATAATGAGCTAGGCCTTGTATTTGTTGCTGTGTATCAACGAATCCTCCATCTCTTATATGTGGATGAACTGCTTTCAATGGTGAAGCATGAATTTTCAGAGATATATGATCCTAAAAGGACAGTCTATGTTGATTTTGATGAAACTTTTAGGCAACTTAGAAAGGAGGCTGAAGCTCGTGCTGAGGAATTGAAGAAATCAAGGCAGGTGGGTAAGCCTGTAACTAACAGTAAGAAGCAAGGGCAGGTGCAGAAGACTGGTGTTGATGGTGGAAATAGGAAAAAGAGTGATGGTGGTTTGGcaaatgatgatggtgatggagATAGTAAGAAAGGACATAGATTGGAGAATGGTCTCTCCAATGGTAATCATGTTGATAAGGAAGAACCAAAAGCGAATGGTACATTTAATGGTAAAGAGAATACGAGTTCCAATGTTGGAGCTTTTGATGTAAATAAGCTTCAGAAGCTTAGAACTAAAGCTGGGAAGAAAACAGATAATATTGTTAGCAAGGGCTCCAAACCAGAGCCAAAGAAAAAGATAACAAAGAAGAATAGAATTTGGGACGATTCACCTCCTGAGACAAAATTGGATTTTACAGATCCCATGGGTGAGAATGGGGACAACAGTATAGAGGTTGTAGCAGCAGATCAAGGTGAAAGTATGATGGACAAAGAAGAGAATTTTAGTAGTGAAAGTGAGTCTGATTATGAGGAGGAAGTGGAGAAGGCCGGCAAGCCTGACAACAAGAAGAAAGGATGGTTTTCGTCTATGTTCCAGAG TATTGCAGGTAAGTCAAATTTGGAGAAGTCAGATCTGGAACCTGCTTTAAAAGCACTCAAGGATAGGCTCATGACAAAGAATGTG GCTGAGGAAATAGCCGAAAAGCTTTGTGAATCTGTTGCGGTAAGCCTTGAAGGTAAAAAGTTAGCCTCATTCACAAGGATATCTTCAACTGTGCAG GCAGCAATGGAAGAAGCTCTTGTTCGTATTTTAACTCCGAGGCGCTCTATCGATATACTGAGGGATGTGCATGCTGCCAAGGAACAAAGGAAACCATACGTTGTTGTCTTTGTTGGTGTTAATGGAGTTGGAAAATCTACGAATTTAGCTAAG GTTGCTTATTGGTTACTGCAGCATGATGTCAAGGTTATGATGGCAGCCTGTGATACATTTCGATCAGGAGCTGTTGAACAGCTTCGAACTCATGCACGTAGGCTTCAG ATTCCTATATTTGAGAAGGGCTATGAGAAAGATCCTGCAATTGTAGCAAAGGAAGCCATTCAAGAGGCCACACGCAATGGTTCTGATGTGGTACTTGTTGATACAGCTGGTAGAATGCAG GACAACGAACCGTTAATGAGGGCACTCTCAAAGCTTATCTACCTAAATAATCCTGATCTGGTTTTGTTTGTTGGAGAGGCACTGGTTGGGAATGATGCTGTTGATCAGCTTTCAAAGTTTAATCAG AAATTAGCTGATCTTTCAACTTCGCCCAACCCCAGGTTGATTGATGGGATATTGCTCACCAAGTTCGATACCATTGATGACAAG GTTGGAGCTGCACTGTCGATGGTCTACATATCTGGAGCTCCAGTTATGTTTGTTGGGTGCGGGCAGTCATATACAGACCTCAAAAAGCTCAATGTCAAATCAATAGTGAAGACACTCCTTAAATGA